Below is a genomic region from Caulobacter rhizosphaerae.
GGTTACCAGCGGTAGTGCGAGAACGCCCGGTTGGCTTCGGCCATCTTGTGGGTGTCTTCGCGCTTCTTCACCGCGGTGCCGCGGTTGTTCGAAGCGTCGAGCAGCTCACCGGCCAGCTTTTCGGTCATGGTGTTTTCGCCACGCTTGCGGGCGGCGGTCACCAGCCAGCGGATGGCCAGGGCGCGACGACGGTCCGGACGGACTTCCACCGGCACCTGATAGGTGGCGCCGCCGACGCGGCGCGACCGGACTTCGATCGCCGGGGCGACGTTGTCCAGGGCGGAGTGGAAGGTCTCAAGCGGACCTTGGTCCTTGCGCTTGTTCTCCAGGATGTCGAAAGCACCATAGATGATGTTTTCGGCGACGGCTTTTTTGCCCTCGTACATCACGTAGTTCATGAACTTCGTGACAATCAGATCTCCAAACTTGGGATCCGGCAGGACTTGGCGTTTCTCGGCGCGACGGCGGCGGGACATACTTCTTCTTCCTTACTTCGGACGCTTGGCGCCGTAGAGCGAACGACGCTGCTTACGATCCTTGACACCTTGGGTATCGAGGACGCCGCGCAGGATGTGATAACGGACGCCGGGCAAGTCCTTGACGCGGCCGCCGCGGATGAGCACCACCGAGTGCTCCTGCAGGTTGTGGCCTTCGCCCGGAATGTAGCAAACGGCTTCGATGCCGGTGGTCAGACGGACCTTGGCGACCTTACGCAGAGCCGAGTTCGGCTTCTTCGGGGTCGTCGTGTAGACGCGGGTGCAAACGCCGCGGCGTTGGGGGCAGCCCTTCAGGGCGGGCACCTTGTTCCGGACCGGCTTAGGCTGGCGCGGTTTGCGGATGAGCTGGTTGACGGTAGGCATTAAGTCTCTGCTCTGATGGAAGCGTGTGCCTTTCGGCCGAGGCGCTTCAGGGTCCTTGTCGTTTTTATTCCGGCTTGTCTCGGCCTCGGATGAGGACCTGATAAACACGAAACTCGCCGGGACGCGGGCAGCGTTCCGGCGGGCTGGTCCGTCGGGGTAAGGGACGGGCGCTCATCAGGACGGACAGGGTCCGCCTCGAAAAGAGCGCGGAAACT
It encodes:
- the rpsG gene encoding 30S ribosomal protein S7 is translated as MSRRRRAEKRQVLPDPKFGDLIVTKFMNYVMYEGKKAVAENIIYGAFDILENKRKDQGPLETFHSALDNVAPAIEVRSRRVGGATYQVPVEVRPDRRRALAIRWLVTAARKRGENTMTEKLAGELLDASNNRGTAVKKREDTHKMAEANRAFSHYRW
- the rpsL gene encoding 30S ribosomal protein S12: MPTVNQLIRKPRQPKPVRNKVPALKGCPQRRGVCTRVYTTTPKKPNSALRKVAKVRLTTGIEAVCYIPGEGHNLQEHSVVLIRGGRVKDLPGVRYHILRGVLDTQGVKDRKQRRSLYGAKRPK